A segment of the Hyperolius riggenbachi isolate aHypRig1 chromosome 8, aHypRig1.pri, whole genome shotgun sequence genome:
GGATGTGCATTTTAATGAgcattacaaaaataaaacaaatgaaaACCTACCTGAGCTGTCAGACACTGGCTCTATCTTCTTCTCTTCTTGTTCTTTAGTAGTAGTAGCTGTACGTTTGTTCTCCATAGATTCACTAATGCCCTAAGAATAAAAAGGCCAGTTATATTAAATCACATTTGCATTATTGCATTATTTGCACCACACCAGGCTTTGAGCAGCAGCTTGTCTGCACAATATAGCCATAAACTGCATTTTACAGTTCATGACTGCTTTGTGCTGTGGAGCTCTTTGTACTGCATTTGCAATTGAGCAGCCATACTTCCCAAAGCTTTTAGAGCGAAGGAAGAAACTATCCTGTTAACCATCCCAACATGCAGCATCTCAATACTGGTCTTAAAAAGCTTGTGGCAttggtgtacatttctggtccagtcaggtaaaagtgatagaaaactgatgcaaaactgacaggactgtacTGGAACGGAAATGTACAGTTTTAAGTGTGAACCAAGCCGTAGTCCAGCAAGTATGGTTACATATTTATGGTTCCTGGGCAGCACACTTCTGCACTTATTGAATTTGTGGTGCCAATACGAGTTGAGTAACATATAGATATATCTGCCACCTGTACTTCCTTTTCCTTCGCCTCAGCCTACTTCTTCCTGCCTTCCTCTTAAGTCCCCTTTTCCAAGAACACCTCCTCTACATGGTCAACACCACCATCTGGATCTCACATGTACCACAGAGCAACATGGTGCCACTCAGCCACAGAGCCACTGCTATCTCTGCAAGCCTAGACCGACATGTGGCTTACCTTGCACAAGCTCAAGCCAGGGAAGGCTTTATGGGACAAGTTAAACCTGCTGGCCAGCCCTTTGTCTGGGAAAGTTCCCAATCAAACATTGTCCGAGCCATGTGATGAAACTGGTAGTTGAATGCTCCATGACATGAGCAACTACTGAGGCTTATACTGCCTGCTAGGTTAGGCCAGGAAACTATGCACTTATATTCAATGGTCATAACGCAAAGATGTCCCAAACCAAATCATTTGTGATTTCTCTGTGCTTTGGTAATTACATTTACACGTGTGGTGGCAGCAGCTTTCCCAGCAAGAGATAGATGCCATGACAGCAATCATGCTGTGAGACAAAGAATTGAAAAGACTCGCCCAGGGTATGATAAAACGGATTTAAAAACTCTTTAAACTTTAAagctaaaatggaaaaaaatggtggcttacctcaaggatgaCAAATTCAAATGGTAAACAACGCACTTCAAAAGTTCATTGTTTACCATTCGAAGTTGtcatccttgaggtaagccatctattttttttttcattttagcggTTTTTAACATAGTTTTATCATACCCTGGGTACCTCTTATCCCCCCTTTGTGTTACCTACCCTCCCTTGGGAGGGGAATTCTATTTGGTCAGGTGGCAGATACCACCCCCACAACCATCTAGAACCTTTTGCACCAAGAGAGTGACCACGTCCTGTTTGACTGGACACCCAAATGGAGccgggtttgtgcatctccacctgcctacatTGGTTAGTTGCCTGCCTGCAACCTCCTTTGTGAATACCTCTACCTACTCTACTTCAATTGTCCATTGTAGTGACTTAATGCACCATGGGGGCTCCAGTTATCGCTGCGTTTTTGGTTTTCTTCCAGGGTGATTTTTTACTCACCCTACCCACCTGTATCATGCTGTGAGGTCTTATTTGGGATTTGGCTCAATGCCATTTCCACACTTACTCCTTATGCACCAGTTGTGCTGCACAGTATAGTAACCAATAACCATTTTCATCAAATGGGTTGTAGGATAGGTCAGCTCCATTTTAAGGGCATATGGGGTGGTATCAGTATGGTGGGGATGCTGTGGATGTATCAGCCATTATGCCAAACTGGTATTCTTAgacataaagaggaactttaccaaaaagagtaataggggtaaacaataaataaatcaatacaatgCAATGCAAAGTGAGAcattaaaaatagaagagagttcaagaaatgattgatatgccATGTAATTCGTTCATATTGTCTAATCCACAAGTAATTCGTTCATATTGTctaatccacaatcagcctgcatgtaatcattttACCACTGGTAGACAAGAaagaaactagacagcaccaactgccattatctataactccccccccccccccccaacactgcgATAGACTAAAAGGCTAGAGATAGTCAATGATgtattaggctgggtgcacacatggctgtgcgtgaaaggtcatgttttctgtcatgtgcatttttGCATTTGTAGTGCGTTTttagtgttttgtatttttttcccgcATACGCGCTTTTCTTGCATTATTAGTGCTTTTTAacacgtttgcggttcgcatatacaaaacgcatatgcattttgtatgcgttttcctattgcattttatgcaaatcactaggaagacaacaggaagcggaaatgcatcagaaaacttttgtttttaacgcatataaaaattcatgaaaaatgcatacaaaacccaTTACATTGCGTTACCAGCATTTTttaataatatgcaacaaaaccagcgtttttttttaatgagttttTTTATGTGGCCCACTGACTACCATTGCAGGCAAAAACGCTGAATTTTCCGCAACACTAGCATTTCTGCAACGTGTGTTCCCAGTCTTAAAAATTCTGGCACGCATgtcaatttaatgcaaattgtatgcagattggAAATGGATCACAGTTGGCAGGAAGTACATTTGACTGGCTTTGCTCCAAGCTGCAAACGTATTTCCATTAAACGTGCATGAAGCTGGAATAATtatcccctctagtgaccagctcTGATCGGAGATGTACATGGCCACCTTCTGAGAGGAAGAGGTAAAGAATTAGAGCATAACCAAGGACTGGTTGGCCAATACACACTTCAGAGATCTAAAGTACAGCAGATGAGACGGAAGATCGAATATTGGAGGATATTAACAAGAGAATAAATACCTCTACTTTCTCACTTTCTGTTGTAACACTGCTCTCTTTGGCAAGAGGATGCTCCTGAAATCCCTTCTGTTTCAGCTTTGCCATCACAATCCATGCTGGTTCTGGAAAGAAATACAAATTGTGGAAATTGCAGAAAATGGCTACCATCATCATTAAAAActcaaaatgcatgaaaaacgcaaaacacaaaCTCATAACATTTTAATGCCATTTTATTTCCATTTGCAATTCTGGGAGCCTGTTAAGTAGTTGTCCCAGCATGCAGCACAATCcagctgtgtcagaggcagagcccttatccagtacactatccagccctactaggcccctctggtccaggggctccGGTGCGGTTACAGCCTTTGCATCCCCTAATTCTACACCACTGGCAACAGTGCAATTTGAACAACAGAAAACATGTTGGCTCCAACAAAAAGTCTTTCAAACcctgcaaaaataaaaatgcatttataagagatctgtagtgagagggatatggaggctgcagctAGTGCTGCACcaagggcactgggagaggagaaggaaggctctgtaacacccagaaccttccctctccttaagtatctggccttttttttattattatttttttttttaataggcacGATACCCATTGACTTTAAATTGCAAGTTTGAAGAATGCGACCAGCTATTTGAAGTGTAAACGTGCAAAGTGATGCATGCAAAAAGTCTCTTTTTATGCATTACACTCAATGGGGTATATTCATAAAAGAACAGTAAACTTAACATGTGCAAACTGCAAACATTAAGTCTACTGGGATTTACGCAATTTATGTAGCAAGTTACACAAATTGCATCACTCATTTTAAACATGCAGGTTCGAGTGAGTGCGGCGCATGTATACCGGGAGTTACATAATTTGCACAACTCAGCATGTGGTGTATTGCAATAAACTGTGTTCAGCAGAATGACGTGCATAAAGTCTTAGTGCAGGATaagtagagaataatgcaatacaTTTCATGCAGTGCATTATGCTGATCGTGGggtaagactttatgcacatAATTTTGCTTAACGCAGTTTACTGCATACAACCCTATGTAAATTGCATAAATCCCAGtaaacttaaagggtaccagaacTGACATTACATGATGAGATGAACAAGGTGTATGTTCAGTGCCATTCCTgcatataactaggctgtgttcctttttttgttcCAAGTATAAGATGCTTATACAAATGGAAAAATAACTCATAGGCTAAAACTATTACATACCAGGACTATCATGTGATGAAAGCTCTTCTCCCTTTTGTTTCTGTTGAGGTTTCTCTTCTCCAGTATGGGTTTGCTTTGAAGACTTGGTGGAATCTGAGCGGGTTGGAAGTGTTTTTGAAGGCTTTTGTGCATTTCGATTTTGAGCAATAGGCACAGTGTCTACGGGAGAGAGGCCTTGCTTAGACAGCTCTTCAGAGTTTTCGTCACTGTATTTCCTGGAGGATGAGGTTCTCCTTAATTTAACACCAAAAGCAATGCAGGACTCCTCTTTGTTCATCTTTACCTCTTCATTGTTCTTTTCACAAGTCTCTTGATTAAAATCCACTTCCTGTTCCTCTGACTGATCAAAGGACTCAGACCTGGGAGCCCCTGCTGCCTTACccttggagaaggcactgtctttGACACCTGCTCCAGTCGATAGTGACCTCTGCCATGCAGGAGCCACAGTAAATCTTACAGGCTTGTTGGAGGTTTTCAGCTTGCTGTCATCATTTTCATCTGGCTGCTTGATTATTTTACCTGTTTCTGCACAAGACTCTTTTACAAACACAGCATTGCGGTCATTGAGTTTTACCCCAGTATTTAAGTTTATGGGACCAATCTTAGACTTACTACTTCTACTGTTTTCAACAGATACATCAACACTGCTTTCTGTACTCCTTAAATCAACAATCTCTGCTCTCTGATCTGATAATGGTGCATCTTTTACCCTGGATTGATTGTCTGCAGTATTTATGGATGATTCATCTTTTTCAGCAGTTAAGAACTGTTCTTCATCAGTACTGTCATTTACTAGAACAGGCTCAACAACAGTATCAGTAACGTCTTTATTGGCCTGCAGGACTGCAGAGGCTGCTTCGGTTTGCGATACATTCAAAGTATTTACAGTTACATCAGTCTGTAGCTCTGCCAAGGTGATCACTGTGTCCTGCTCATTCAGCTCATGGTCTTCATCCTTCATGTCTATAGTTGTATCTGTTTCAAATACTGATGAGGTCTCTTGAATTCTTACACAATCGTCAGATTCGTCACATTCTATTTCATCGGAAACTGCTAAATGAATCAGTTCTACTTTGGTATCATTTGCTATAGAACATTCATGCTCCACTGTAGTCTCTTTCAGTTCATGCAAAGGAACAGGGTGGCTGCTCTGGGGCAATTCTGTGCTCTCTATTTTAATTTCTGGATCTTCCCCCATATGGAGTATCTGATCATCCTCAGATAAAGAACTTGAATTGAAATCTACATCACTTTCAGCTGCTTCAATTTGAAGCGCCACAATTTGCAATCCCGTAAGAGGAGTCTCGCATATCACAGATGTGCTGATATCTTCTCCATTTTCTGATGATGAATCTTCTTCTGGGAAACGAAGAGAGACAGTCGTGTCAACCTCTGTTTCTTCCACCATTGcatctaaaataaataaaatggattGTGTCAAATCAAGTGACAAGGCCAAAATGTACAATCAGAGCAACAAATTATTTCAATATTGTTTATTATGATCTAATTTAAACTAACTTCAAAAGGGTTTTATCCCTAAACATACCAAAAAAATGCCTAACCCGTTTATAAAAGCATCTCCCTAACACCTACGAGGTAGGGTAACAGTAGGGAATTCCCACCAAAAGGAgttttgtaacatttaaaatataatcAATACTGTTGGGATGCCCATGTCATCAAATGCTATGCTACATGACTTTATCTTTCttataaaaggaccactatcgtgaaaaaaaaatggaaaaagttaaaatacatatgtataaaatgtacatctgttccagagtaaaatgcactagaaattactcttttcctgtcacttacagtagataataaACATCTGACATCCTTAAAAGGTTTTGGATTCATTGAGAAGTAGAGAGGgaaaaacacagggacaacagGAGTCCAATGTGGTGCAGTATCAATGTACAAAGGATGCTACAGACAGTACATAAATTGGAGTAATACTCGCAAAGGTAAGTTGCTTGTGTCAGATTTTCAGATATCAGAATTTAAGAGATTTATTAattgaataaaaacataattaatgCCCTTTAGAAATATAACTTTATAGGATTGCATGGTCTATTATAGATATTAGCAAGTGAATCCTGATTTATATTATATATGCATGCATGTTTGATGTATCATATGGATTGTAAGAAATAGATTTCTTTATACTGTTTTATATCAAATGTAATTCTGACTCGAAAAGAAAAGCAAGGAGTTTATTTTCTCTAAGTTCAGACTGCTGACAAAGTGTTGATCAAGATATATGTGACTACTCAATCTTTAGGCAAATCTTAAAAGTTTACTTTGTCTTGGACAATATTGAAGCCAATATTGAAGTGTCCTTGTTTACAGTCCAAGGGGCAACAAGCTGGCCAGAGACAGCTTAGAGTTACAAGGTGAAGACTCTGATATAGAATTTCTTATAATCTTATTATCAGgaaggctatatatatatatatatatatatatatatatatatatatatatatatatatatatatatatatatatatatatatatatatatatatatatatatatatgtatgtcattATATATAGCATGTCATATATAGTAATGTAATAAGCATTATTccatattattttatatagttaaGTGGATAGTATAGGGGAATATAtacccgtatttcgcgccgtataagacgctccggaatataagacgcacctaggtttagaggccaaaaaccaagaaaaaaaacaaaaaactaaacctggtgcatccatatttcaggagcaccttgtacatgacctcctggcctcccccaaatggtgtcctcatgtgtcctgctgtctgcccccagtgtgctgctgtctgcccccagctgtttgcccccatggtcctgctgtctgtctgcccccatggtcttgctgtgtgcccccatggtcctgctgtgtgcccccatggtcctgctgtgtgcccccatggtcctgctgtgtgcccccatggtcctgctgtgtgcccccatggtcctcctgtgtgcccccatggtcctgctgtgtgcccccatggtcctgctgtgtgcccccatggtcctgctgtgtgcccccatggtcctgctgtgtgcccccatggtcctgctgtgtgcccccatggtcctcctgtgtgcccccatggtcctcctgtgtgcccccatggtcctcctgtgtgcccccagtgacctgctgtgtgccccatggtcctcctgtgtgcccccatggtcctcctgtgtgcccccatggtcctgctctctgccccccatgtgtctgctctctgccccccatgtgtctgctctctgccccccatgtgtctgctctctgccccccatgtgtctgctctctgccccccatgtgtctgctctctaccccccatgtgtctgctctctaccccccatgtgtctgctctctgcccccatgtgtctgctctctgccccccatgtgtccgctttctgccccccatgtgtccgctctctgccccccatgtgtccgctctctgccccccatgtgtccgctctctggccccccccccccccacccccgggttGTCTGGTGTCCTCGGTCCCCCCTGCGTGTCCTCGGGTCGGGCCTCCCTGTGTGAGAAATAGCAGCGCTTACcttctccatcttgcccgcggcgattgaagagatccggcttcagtgggcggcttcctccagtgccggcttgtaatgacgcgtcatcgatgacgcgtcattacaagccggcactagaggaagccgcccactgaagccagatgtcttcaatcaccgcgggcaagatggagaagGTAAGCGCTGCTGTTTCTCACCCAGGGGGGACCCGAGGAcacgcaggggggacccgaggtgCGGGTAGAGGGAAGCGGGGAGGAAGGAGAcggccacagcagcaccacaggcagggaatccccgacggcaGGGcgcggttcatatcggcgggcgttcggaagtcggggattccctgcctttgccgtataagacgcagggactttttctccccattttttggggagaaaaagtgcgtcttatacggcgaaaagtacggtaCTTAAATATCATATATCAGTTTATGCTCAATTTTAACTGTTATCCCCAGAGACTGTCAGAACTGGCATGTATGTTCTAGTTCTAATCATTAACTTTAGGCCAGACACTCAAGAGCTGTAGTTGCTGGGATAATATTATACAAGTTGTTCTCAAACAGAGCCATCATTTATTGCTGACCAGCTGAATTGGGCCAAAGAGCTAGTTTTATGTGTTAAGGAATTAAAAGAAAGGAACCTTTAATGAATTGTCAACATAGTGTTGAACATGGTATTAACAGGTCAATAGgttattcttttatttttttgaatactatatcttatacgAGTGTGTCCCCTGCTGAAGGAAATTACACATCCAGAAATAATGTCACATGATTTATATAATGCTGATAGTTAAATGAGctagttaaccacttcacaactgaggggttttaccccttcagcatccaagcaattttcaccttttagctccttccattcatttgacaataactttatctctacttatcagaatgaaatgtgttaaatgtgtttttttttatcactaattaggcttactttgggtggtacattatgccaagaatttttttattctaaatgttttttgggaaaataagaaaaaaattggaaaaaaatccttatttttcagttttcggccattataatttttaaataatgcatgctaccgtaattaaaatccacgtaactaatatgcccatttgtaccggttattacaccatttaaatgatgtccctatcacaatctctggtgccaatattttattaggaaataaagatgcatttttttcagttttgcatccatcattaataaaaagcccataatttataaagtaacagtattatactgtcttgacatacatattaaagttcagtccctaagaaaactattaatgcattttttattattgtaaatttatttcattgtattttcttacaaaaaaaataaatgttggtaactattggggagtgtgggaggtaaggggttaatttaaaatgtaaaaacaggtctttgcatttaaaaaagtacttttagatgtagttttactatttggccacaagatggcctcagtcttttttttgttatctgtcctgtaagcgaaatatgtatgcttacaggaagtgtactgaagatgggaaacttttatttattagaatgatcatgcagcttctcataaaaggcgccgataattgctacggggacttagatcaatgattaggaattgctttctcattcattgatctcctggcgggcagatggcaacatgaacgagcgcacaaataagcgggagcgctttcagcagtggtagcagcgggagtacgtatatttactcccctgggcagttagatgaagtctgcaggggagtagatatactgtactggagctgtgaagtggttaattagaaATTTGAAAGAATACGCCCATCAACTCCAATTGAATCTTAGTTAATCCGTGGAGGTTGGATTATTGATAAGAGGAGACATTAATAATGAGtgcattggaaactcagagagatTCTCATCATTTCAAAAAAAGAGACACTCTCTAAAAGAAACAGACTCTACTCTGAAGGCACACACATTCTCAACCTCTGAAAGAAGGGACATACTtttagacagacagacggaaaagACTCTCACGCTCTACCAGCCTTGAGGCCACTCCCAGATCGGGTTAGCAGTGCAGGCCTGGCAAGATACCAGATTTCAGTTTAATCGGTaactatacatttttaattatataAAAGCCAACTAAGTTAGGGGCTTTGATTTTCA
Coding sequences within it:
- the KIAA1210 gene encoding acrosomal protein KIAA1210 homolog isoform X1: MSALYSCLKGKNDTIMASKPPEGTLPEADGTSEECSGKKKSKFQAFKKLFVKKKRKESPAPSRESNLKPSQSSSDVSASGANETAFHPAHESVAKSSMGSKAVSHDSVFISEMENSTKEDTSQENTPGKVKALQLQLQQNIRIGSPPQGIVHKKLEDSGTLSEDDGLPRSPPEITSLHEILTQSAGKTCGIAQRRSSLSLGGTDSEDEQETCESSSRPISALNSSILSSPHSLLSNSSLVDFTSPPSSVVCLDNSAAKHKIAVKPKKTRGPAMNVHQVKDKSGISEVLHKNEIKIKICEQEVSPVPEGKTSEEQEQSTEEVRCMEDAMVEETEVDTTVSLRFPEEDSSSENGEDISTSVICETPLTGLQIVALQIEAAESDVDFNSSSLSEDDQILHMGEDPEIKIESTELPQSSHPVPLHELKETTVEHECSIANDTKVELIHLAVSDEIECDESDDCVRIQETSSVFETDTTIDMKDEDHELNEQDTVITLAELQTDVTVNTLNVSQTEAASAVLQANKDVTDTVVEPVLVNDSTDEEQFLTAEKDESSINTADNQSRVKDAPLSDQRAEIVDLRSTESSVDVSVENSRSSKSKIGPINLNTGVKLNDRNAVFVKESCAETGKIIKQPDENDDSKLKTSNKPVRFTVAPAWQRSLSTGAGVKDSAFSKGKAAGAPRSESFDQSEEQEVDFNQETCEKNNEEVKMNKEESCIAFGVKLRRTSSSRKYSDENSEELSKQGLSPVDTVPIAQNRNAQKPSKTLPTRSDSTKSSKQTHTGEEKPQQKQKGEELSSHDSPEPAWIVMAKLKQKGFQEHPLAKESSVTTESEKVEGISESMENKRTATTTKEQEEKKIEPVSDSSAVSEEMQPESSKNLRAVPPQNPEEPPWFSLAKKKAKAWSEMPQIVQ
- the KIAA1210 gene encoding acrosomal protein KIAA1210 homolog isoform X3, giving the protein MASKPPEGTLPEADGTSEECSGKKKSKFQAFKKLFVKKKRKESPAPSRESNLKPSQSSSDVSASGANETAFHPAHESVAKSSMGSKAVSHDSVFISEMENSTKEDTSQENTPGKVKALQLQLQQNIRIGSPPQGIVHKKLEDSGTLSEDDGLPRSPPEITSLHEILTQSAGKTCGIAQRRSSLSLGGTDSEDEQETCESSSRPISALNSSILSSPHSLLSNSSLVDFTSPPSSVVCLDNSAAKHKIAVKPKKTRGPAMNVHQVKDKSGISEVLHKNEIKIKICEQEVSPVPEGKTSEEQEQSTEEVRCMEDAMVEETEVDTTVSLRFPEEDSSSENGEDISTSVICETPLTGLQIVALQIEAAESDVDFNSSSLSEDDQILHMGEDPEIKIESTELPQSSHPVPLHELKETTVEHECSIANDTKVELIHLAVSDEIECDESDDCVRIQETSSVFETDTTIDMKDEDHELNEQDTVITLAELQTDVTVNTLNVSQTEAASAVLQANKDVTDTVVEPVLVNDSTDEEQFLTAEKDESSINTADNQSRVKDAPLSDQRAEIVDLRSTESSVDVSVENSRSSKSKIGPINLNTGVKLNDRNAVFVKESCAETGKIIKQPDENDDSKLKTSNKPVRFTVAPAWQRSLSTGAGVKDSAFSKGKAAGAPRSESFDQSEEQEVDFNQETCEKNNEEVKMNKEESCIAFGVKLRRTSSSRKYSDENSEELSKQGLSPVDTVPIAQNRNAQKPSKTLPTRSDSTKSSKQTHTGEEKPQQKQKGEELSSHDSPEPAWIVMAKLKQKGFQEHPLAKESSVTTESEKVEGISESMENKRTATTTKEQEEKKIEPVSDSSAVSEEMQPESSKNLRAVPPQNPEEPPWFSLAKKKAKAWSEMPQIVQ
- the KIAA1210 gene encoding acrosomal protein KIAA1210 homolog isoform X2 — encoded protein: MYDTIMASKPPEGTLPEADGTSEECSGKKKSKFQAFKKLFVKKKRKESPAPSRESNLKPSQSSSDVSASGANETAFHPAHESVAKSSMGSKAVSHDSVFISEMENSTKEDTSQENTPGKVKALQLQLQQNIRIGSPPQGIVHKKLEDSGTLSEDDGLPRSPPEITSLHEILTQSAGKTCGIAQRRSSLSLGGTDSEDEQETCESSSRPISALNSSILSSPHSLLSNSSLVDFTSPPSSVVCLDNSAAKHKIAVKPKKTRGPAMNVHQVKDKSGISEVLHKNEIKIKICEQEVSPVPEGKTSEEQEQSTEEVRCMEDAMVEETEVDTTVSLRFPEEDSSSENGEDISTSVICETPLTGLQIVALQIEAAESDVDFNSSSLSEDDQILHMGEDPEIKIESTELPQSSHPVPLHELKETTVEHECSIANDTKVELIHLAVSDEIECDESDDCVRIQETSSVFETDTTIDMKDEDHELNEQDTVITLAELQTDVTVNTLNVSQTEAASAVLQANKDVTDTVVEPVLVNDSTDEEQFLTAEKDESSINTADNQSRVKDAPLSDQRAEIVDLRSTESSVDVSVENSRSSKSKIGPINLNTGVKLNDRNAVFVKESCAETGKIIKQPDENDDSKLKTSNKPVRFTVAPAWQRSLSTGAGVKDSAFSKGKAAGAPRSESFDQSEEQEVDFNQETCEKNNEEVKMNKEESCIAFGVKLRRTSSSRKYSDENSEELSKQGLSPVDTVPIAQNRNAQKPSKTLPTRSDSTKSSKQTHTGEEKPQQKQKGEELSSHDSPEPAWIVMAKLKQKGFQEHPLAKESSVTTESEKVEGISESMENKRTATTTKEQEEKKIEPVSDSSAVSEEMQPESSKNLRAVPPQNPEEPPWFSLAKKKAKAWSEMPQIVQ